From the Paenibacillus tianjinensis genome, the window GCCGTCAGATAAACATGCCGGGGCACTGGAAGGCACGGATCTTGCACTCGGGGATCGCACCAATATGGCCTATATGAGCAGCAGTGTGACTTACGGCAGAGGAGTAGGAGTGGTTACGGCAACGGGAATGTTGACTGAGGTCGGCAGAATCGCGGGTTTTATAGCCCAGGCTGAACAGGATGTAACCCCGCTGCAAAAGAAACTGGATGAGCTAGGGAAATATTTTACGTATATAATTTTGGGAGTTTGCGTTGTGATTTTTGCCGTCGGAATTCTAGAGGGCAGAGAAATGCTGGATATGCTGCTCACTTCCATTTCACTGGCTGTAGCGGCGATTCCGGAAGGCCTGCCGGCGATTGTGACGATAATTCTGGCCCTTGGTGTCCAGCGGATGGCCAAGCGCAAGGCTATTATCCGCAAGCTTCCAGCGGTGGAGACACTGGGCAGTACCGAAATCATTTGCTCCGACAAGACGGGTACGCTGACGCTCAACCAAATGACTGTGGAGAAGCTGTTCGTAAACGGCCAATCTATAGAGGCCACAGACGCAGTCAAAAGCGAATCCGGAGGAGAACTGCTGCTGCAGGCGATGACGCTGTGCAATGATTCCAGTATCGATGAGAGTAAGGAAGTCAAAGCCGGGAAAACGAAAAGCGGCAAAGCAATCATCGGCGACCCGACAGAGACTGCACTGGTTGATTATGCACTGAGCATTGGGGTGGATAAGCGCGAGCTGGAAAAGCGGAATCCCCGGAAAAGAGAGCTGCCTTTTGATTCCGACCGCAAGCTAATGACTACGGTCCATGCACAGGAGCAGGGTGGGGAATTCCGCGCCTATACCAAGGGCGCACCCGATGTGCTGCTGTCCAAGTGCAGCCATATCTACGAAGCCGGCCATGTCGTTCCGCTGACGGATGAGCACTCCCGGCAAATTACAGCCCGCAATAAGCAGCTGGCTGACGAAGCGCTGCGTGTTTTGGCTTTTGCTTACCGTGATTACGGAGAACTTCCTGATGAGATGACGCCGGAGAGCGCAGAGACGGAGCTTGTATTCATCGGGCTGTGCGGGATGATTGACCCTCCGCGGGATGAAGTCCGAGATGCGGTAGCCGTCTGCCGCAAGGCGGGCATCCGTCCGGTCATGATTACCGGCGACCACAGGGATACAGCTGCGGCCATAGCCAAACGTCTGGGCATCATTGACGATGACCGCAGTGTGCTGACCGGCCGGGAACTGGACAAGATCAGTGAAGCTGATTTTGCCGAGAAGGTGACCGATTACTCTGTGTATGCGCGTGTCTCCCCTGAACATAAAGTACGGATCGTCAAAGCCTGGAGGCAGAAGGGTAAGATTGTCGCTATGACCGGAGACGGAGTGAATGATGCACCTGCGCTGAAATCTGCGGATATCGGTGTAGGCATGGGTATCACC encodes:
- a CDS encoding calcium-translocating P-type ATPase, SERCA-type, which encodes MPYHTLDHGEVLRRLESAKNGLTTPEAAQRLEHYGKNMLQETKKKSLLAKFMEQFKNVMIFILLAAAILSGILGEWTDTVIILLVVILNAVLGVIQENKAEQALEALKSMSSPMARIRRDGQVMEIKSEELVPGDIVLLEAGNVVPADLRVLESASLQTEEAALTGESLPSDKHAGALEGTDLALGDRTNMAYMSSSVTYGRGVGVVTATGMLTEVGRIAGFIAQAEQDVTPLQKKLDELGKYFTYIILGVCVVIFAVGILEGREMLDMLLTSISLAVAAIPEGLPAIVTIILALGVQRMAKRKAIIRKLPAVETLGSTEIICSDKTGTLTLNQMTVEKLFVNGQSIEATDAVKSESGGELLLQAMTLCNDSSIDESKEVKAGKTKSGKAIIGDPTETALVDYALSIGVDKRELEKRNPRKRELPFDSDRKLMTTVHAQEQGGEFRAYTKGAPDVLLSKCSHIYEAGHVVPLTDEHSRQITARNKQLADEALRVLAFAYRDYGELPDEMTPESAETELVFIGLCGMIDPPRDEVRDAVAVCRKAGIRPVMITGDHRDTAAAIAKRLGIIDDDRSVLTGRELDKISEADFAEKVTDYSVYARVSPEHKVRIVKAWRQKGKIVAMTGDGVNDAPALKSADIGVGMGITGTDVAKGVSDMVLADDNFTTIVVAVEEGRKVYSNIRKAIQFLLSANLGEVLTLFIATMIGWRILEPIHILWINLVTDTLPALALGLEKAGEDVMKRKPRKSSSSIFAGGVGAGIVYQGIIEAALTLLVYYWAHTHYDEDVAVTMAFATLGLLQITHAFNVRSNTKSLFQIGWFTNRFMLGASLISGLLLVLVIIIPGLNEWFGVEHLSGLQWGIVCGAAIAIVVIVEIVKLFLRMSGKGKTWD